One window of the Thermodesulfobacteriota bacterium genome contains the following:
- a CDS encoding U32 family peptidase: MRLRVGTNWDFGLLDALQGTAVDALFGKLPFDIIGGARPGFVLPQVDRKYVERYIRACHEKGIEFSYLLNAPCLGNLQYSKKGYRQIVDLIEWIDEAGADSVVVGVPYLIDLIRKRFPRLKVKASTTARVNTVRKALQYEDMGVEEIIIDEHINRDFKTLEAIRKAVKCNLEILVNNICLWQCPYNYEHVNHDGHASREGEEESHCYLQYPGYLCLHRKLTEPVELLKSPWIRPEDLPHYEALGYDRFKITERFKRTPLLVEHVKAYENRRYEGNLLDLFTLPRKGAFTPLHLEYFIKPEHVNILKISELEKVFDLEVRQLIQIENRKLDGFIEHFKNVDCNQTPCSQCLYCEQIFEKVAVVDREGIAQASKKVKDFADKLLTGEIFEIPRSHLLFRIPLARPLLKRLVRWRVKRGQPIHS; encoded by the coding sequence ATGAGACTACGGGTTGGGACCAACTGGGATTTCGGTCTTCTGGATGCCCTTCAGGGGACAGCGGTCGATGCCCTCTTTGGGAAACTCCCTTTCGATATCATCGGCGGGGCCCGGCCGGGATTCGTCCTCCCACAGGTCGATCGAAAGTATGTGGAACGGTACATCCGGGCCTGTCACGAAAAGGGAATCGAGTTCAGCTACCTCCTCAACGCCCCCTGCCTCGGAAACCTTCAATATTCGAAGAAGGGGTATAGGCAGATCGTCGATTTGATCGAATGGATCGACGAAGCCGGAGCCGATTCGGTCGTGGTCGGGGTCCCTTACCTCATCGACCTGATCCGGAAACGATTTCCGAGGTTGAAGGTGAAGGCCTCCACCACGGCGAGGGTCAACACGGTGAGGAAGGCCCTCCAGTATGAGGACATGGGGGTCGAAGAGATCATCATCGACGAGCACATCAACCGGGACTTCAAAACCCTCGAGGCGATCCGGAAAGCGGTCAAATGCAACCTCGAAATTCTGGTCAATAACATCTGCCTCTGGCAGTGTCCTTATAATTACGAACACGTCAACCACGATGGCCATGCCTCACGGGAGGGAGAAGAAGAGTCCCATTGCTACCTCCAATATCCTGGCTATCTCTGTCTCCACCGAAAGTTGACCGAGCCGGTGGAGCTCCTCAAATCGCCCTGGATCCGGCCGGAAGACCTGCCCCATTACGAAGCCCTCGGCTATGACCGGTTTAAGATCACTGAGCGCTTTAAGCGAACCCCCCTTCTCGTGGAGCATGTGAAGGCTTATGAAAACCGGCGGTACGAGGGAAATCTCCTCGACCTCTTCACCCTTCCGAGAAAAGGGGCCTTCACCCCCCTTCACCTCGAATACTTCATCAAACCCGAGCATGTGAACATCCTGAAGATCTCGGAACTCGAAAAGGTCTTCGATCTCGAGGTCCGGCAGCTCATCCAGATCGAAAACCGAAAACTCGATGGATTCATCGAGCACTTTAAAAACGTGGACTGCAATCAGACCCCCTGTTCCCAATGCCTTTATTGTGAACAGATCTTCGAGAAAGTGGCCGTCGTGGATCGCGAAGGCATTGCCCAGGCCTCGAAGAAGGTGAAGGACTTCGCCGACAAACTCCTCACGGGAGAGATCTTCGAAATCCCCCGGTCCCATCTCCTCTTTCGGATCCCCCTCGCCAGACCTCTTTTAAAGCGCCTCGTCCGGTGGCGTGTCAAGAGAGGACAGCCCATCCATTCCTGA
- a CDS encoding B12-binding domain-containing radical SAM protein: MRFLLIDPPHKIWTILRAWVPSPGCLQLLAYLEREGFEVEFMDCTLNENPWRDLEEKIRRERPEVVGISVICTAFIYDGMNAANLIKAVSPKTTIIMGGEHPSFMAEETLRDCPAVDYICVGEGEVTLTEFLRAFEKKEDLSKVLGLAYLDEEGKFIYTGDRPFIEDLDTLPMPAYHLAKMEHPFVGLPSEGERGLVVNFSRGCTFDCSFCSESVFYKRRWRRKSPKWIADELQLLKEKYNRTIFYVGDNTFNVTREQGIGFIEEMLKRKTNQRFWLQSRADLILRDEDLLDGFREAGVYQFMLGLEYHTDQVLKDIRKRHSVEQAVQAMKLLKKHKLMVMATLLIGHWEETEEDRDAFLKFFGKYVDHFGLNILTPLPGTPLFNQMKEMGRIKDWEYRNYDYLHAVMPTREVDDLEQLNFIYKNLMRRYYWRPRELLKLFSRNPILRHHHRYYITKVAFNIMMHEIFGTPMWVQPNYQEYRDYLVERGEALPAELMRLAK, from the coding sequence ATGCGTTTTCTCCTCATCGATCCCCCCCATAAGATCTGGACGATCCTCCGGGCCTGGGTCCCCTCACCGGGTTGCCTCCAGCTGCTGGCCTATCTCGAACGGGAAGGGTTCGAGGTCGAATTCATGGATTGCACCCTGAACGAGAACCCCTGGAGGGATCTCGAGGAGAAGATCCGGAGGGAGAGGCCCGAGGTGGTGGGCATCTCGGTCATCTGCACGGCCTTCATCTACGACGGGATGAACGCAGCCAACCTCATCAAAGCGGTCAGTCCCAAAACGACGATCATCATGGGCGGAGAACACCCCTCCTTCATGGCCGAAGAGACTTTAAGGGATTGTCCGGCCGTCGATTACATCTGCGTGGGCGAAGGGGAGGTGACCCTGACCGAATTCCTGAGGGCCTTCGAAAAGAAGGAGGATCTCTCCAAGGTCTTGGGCCTGGCCTATCTCGACGAAGAGGGAAAGTTCATCTATACGGGTGATCGACCTTTCATCGAAGATCTCGATACCCTTCCCATGCCGGCCTACCACCTGGCCAAGATGGAGCATCCCTTTGTGGGGCTGCCTTCCGAGGGCGAGCGGGGATTGGTTGTCAATTTCTCGAGGGGTTGCACCTTCGACTGCTCCTTCTGCTCGGAATCGGTCTTCTATAAAAGGCGGTGGCGGAGGAAAAGCCCGAAATGGATCGCCGACGAACTCCAGCTTTTGAAGGAGAAATACAACCGGACCATCTTCTATGTCGGAGACAACACCTTCAATGTGACCCGGGAGCAGGGGATCGGCTTCATCGAGGAGATGCTGAAACGGAAGACGAATCAGCGTTTCTGGCTCCAATCGAGGGCCGATCTCATCCTCCGGGACGAAGACCTGCTCGATGGTTTTCGGGAGGCGGGGGTCTATCAATTCATGCTCGGCCTCGAATACCACACGGACCAGGTCCTGAAGGACATCCGCAAGCGCCATTCCGTAGAACAGGCGGTTCAGGCGATGAAGCTCTTAAAGAAACATAAATTGATGGTGATGGCCACCCTCCTCATCGGCCACTGGGAGGAGACCGAGGAGGATCGCGACGCCTTCCTGAAGTTCTTCGGAAAGTATGTGGACCACTTCGGCCTCAACATCCTCACCCCTCTTCCCGGCACTCCGCTCTTTAACCAGATGAAGGAAATGGGCAGGATCAAGGACTGGGAATACCGGAACTACGACTACCTCCATGCCGTCATGCCCACCCGGGAGGTGGACGACCTCGAACAGCTCAACTTCATCTACAAGAACCTGATGCGGCGCTACTACTGGAGGCCCCGGGAACTTCTCAAACTCTTCTCCCGAAACCCGATCCTCCGGCACCACCATCGCTACTACATCACCAAGGTGGCCTTTAACATCATGATGCACGAGATCTTCGGGACGCCGATGTGGGTCCAGCCCAATTACCAGGAGTACCGGGATTATTTGGTGGAGAGGGGAGAGGCGTTACCTGCCGAATTGATGCGGCTGGCCAAATAA
- a CDS encoding DUF86 domain-containing protein, with protein MGRRLEIIGEAAKGVSSGIMAELPDLPWKRMVGMRDMMIREYDDVDSAIVWDTVKIDGPL; from the coding sequence GTGGGTCGGAGGTTGGAGATTATTGGCGAGGCGGCAAAGGGAGTTTCTTCAGGGATCATGGCTGAACTTCCTGATTTACCCTGGAAGAGAATGGTCGGCATGCGTGACATGATGATCCGCGAATACGACGATGTCGATTCGGCTATTGTATGGGATACGGTGAAAATCGATGGACCCCTCTGA
- a CDS encoding DUF362 domain-containing protein gives MKPLVIVSKGREPYDTARRALRLLPLPDLKDKQILLKPNAARVALAGSGVTTHPLVVAATIDHLREKGARNISIGEGCLVGVNAQAAFEKTGLREISALKKVPLIDLDRFDPMEKTIHEGKLLKKVKVSSALSKFNWIVSLPVMKTHMHTRVTLGIKNMKGLLWRREKAKLHQLPSDANGNQGHKTLDLAISEVAEVLRPDLSIIDGTVGMEGMGPSYGRPKTSGIIVASLHALSADAVASRLMGFDPESIPHLKLCSEKGLGEIHLQNLSVQPQNYLRWEDPFEPPPTKFSIPYPDVIVYDEGACSACLSTLIVFLQKYHPELNPYRLEDRKVHIGIGKKLDRCPKGALFIGNCTSRRKKEGLFIQGCPPVASHIARRLFGETKGRGGSPRTLP, from the coding sequence ATGAAACCTCTGGTCATCGTCTCAAAAGGGAGAGAGCCCTACGACACGGCGCGAAGGGCGCTGAGGCTTCTTCCGCTCCCCGATCTCAAAGATAAGCAGATTCTCCTCAAACCTAACGCCGCCCGTGTGGCCTTGGCCGGAAGCGGGGTCACCACCCACCCCCTTGTGGTGGCAGCCACCATCGATCATCTGAGGGAGAAAGGGGCAAGGAATATTTCAATTGGCGAGGGCTGTTTGGTGGGTGTGAACGCTCAGGCCGCTTTTGAAAAGACGGGGCTCAGGGAGATTTCGGCGTTGAAGAAGGTGCCTTTGATCGATCTGGACCGATTCGACCCGATGGAGAAAACGATTCACGAAGGGAAACTCCTGAAGAAGGTGAAGGTCTCATCCGCCCTGTCCAAATTCAACTGGATCGTCTCCCTCCCGGTGATGAAGACGCACATGCATACCCGGGTTACCCTCGGCATCAAAAATATGAAAGGACTCCTCTGGCGTAGAGAAAAAGCCAAGCTCCATCAACTCCCTTCTGACGCTAACGGGAACCAAGGCCATAAAACCCTCGACCTCGCCATTTCGGAGGTAGCTGAGGTCTTGAGGCCCGATCTCTCGATTATTGATGGCACAGTAGGCATGGAGGGAATGGGACCCTCTTATGGAAGGCCGAAGACGTCTGGGATCATCGTCGCCAGTCTCCATGCCCTCTCGGCGGATGCGGTGGCCTCCCGGCTGATGGGATTTGACCCAGAAAGCATTCCCCACCTCAAACTCTGCTCGGAAAAAGGCTTAGGGGAGATTCACCTCCAAAACCTATCTGTCCAACCCCAAAATTACCTCCGATGGGAAGACCCTTTCGAACCTCCCCCTACAAAGTTCTCCATTCCCTATCCCGATGTCATCGTCTACGATGAAGGGGCCTGCAGTGCCTGCCTTTCCACCCTCATCGTCTTTCTTCAAAAATACCATCCCGAGCTCAACCCCTACCGCCTCGAAGACCGAAAGGTCCATATCGGCATAGGGAAAAAACTGGACCGGTGCCCGAAAGGGGCTCTCTTCATCGGAAATTGCACTTCAAGGAGAAAGAAGGAAGGCCTCTTTATTCAGGGGTGCCCTCCGGTGGCCTCCCATATCGCCAGAAGACTATTCGGAGAAACCAAAGGGAGGGGAGGCTCTCCCAGAACGCTCCCCTAA
- a CDS encoding TAXI family TRAP transporter solute-binding subunit, whose product MIRRIFLYLFVVFAFGLFGDNDVQSQTRLVVKSARAGTSYYSFAMGMAKAMMTVPGLEVSVEESLGSVANVKEARTRSQFIFTSTSDLIAQXLKKAKPFEEGGYERIRTLWAIPGVTVHWVVREDSGVKTIRDLEGKRFIPGGIGTATERLTKLILKIYDLEGKVDLPAVDLKEGVDAVVNRRAVGFTTGSPFPTPMVMEITATTPIRLLEMGEAEFKRLSEIDPTYSLTTIPAGTYKGVDYTVRTVSSPVLTYTTDDLPEEIAYKITKAFWENGKILAEAHPIGKVLDIKGVRYGVARVHPGALKYYREVGVEIPASMR is encoded by the coding sequence ATGATCCGGAGAATCTTTTTATATCTCTTCGTCGTCTTTGCCTTCGGTCTCTTCGGGGACAATGACGTTCAATCTCAGACCCGGCTGGTGGTGAAGTCCGCCCGGGCCGGGACCTCCTACTACTCTTTTGCCATGGGAATGGCGAAGGCCATGATGACCGTCCCGGGCCTCGAGGTTTCGGTCGAAGAAAGCCTCGGCTCGGTGGCCAACGTGAAAGAGGCAAGGACTCGAAGCCAGTTCATCTTCACCTCGACCTCGGACCTCATCGCCCAGNCCTTGAAGAAGGCCAAACCCTTCGAGGAAGGGGGCTACGAGAGGATCCGAACGCTCTGGGCCATCCCTGGTGTCACGGTTCACTGGGTCGTGAGGGAGGATAGCGGGGTGAAGACGATTCGAGACCTCGAGGGCAAGAGGTTCATCCCCGGAGGGATCGGCACGGCCACGGAACGATTGACCAAACTCATTCTAAAGATTTACGACCTCGAAGGGAAGGTCGATCTCCCCGCGGTCGATCTGAAGGAGGGCGTCGATGCCGTGGTCAACCGCAGGGCCGTGGGTTTCACCACGGGAAGCCCCTTTCCGACTCCCATGGTGATGGAGATCACGGCGACCACCCCGATCCGCCTCTTAGAGATGGGGGAGGCGGAGTTCAAGAGGCTTTCGGAGATCGATCCCACCTACTCCCTGACGACGATTCCGGCCGGAACCTACAAAGGGGTCGACTACACGGTGAGGACCGTCTCCTCCCCTGTGCTCACCTATACCACGGATGACCTCCCCGAGGAGATCGCCTACAAAATCACGAAGGCCTTCTGGGAGAACGGAAAGATCCTCGCTGAGGCTCACCCCATCGGCAAGGTCCTCGACATCAAAGGGGTGAGATACGGCGTGGCCAGGGTCCATCCCGGAGCCCTTAAATACTACAGAGAAGTCGGGGTGGAGATCCCGGCCTCGATGAGGTAG
- a CDS encoding TRAP transporter fused permease subunit, translating into MTLIDKLTSIFVLIFSVLLALFSLLLPVYAFLPNLIERSVHLGLVLPIIFLARRDTEKGWRFFLNLLITLTGISLCLYIILDFEAILNQFGIVKHPVQTYMGLVMVLIILESARRMIKPVLPAITLLFLLYGLYGHHIPGYFGHVKYDFSQIMGMLYLTTGGIWGQLAGISANIIAIFVFLGALIGATGGGTGFTKIALRVAGRLRGGPGKMAAVSSALFGTISGSASANVVVDGPFTIPLMKRAGFKPPFAAAVEAVASTGGQIMPPIMGAGAFVMAELTQTPYVNIAIAATLPALIYFFTVWMGIHFFAKRDGLRGLEPEEIPPWRETFRASSFFVLPLGVLIFLLLRHYTPQYAAFWAALSALPLAFFTPDWRWDPSFLRKIKEATLEGASQVAMIASICICAQIIIAILSYTGLGVKISTFLIDLSQGALFLTLVLTMLTCIVLGMEVPTTAAYIMAAVVAGPVLIKLGIHPVAAHLFIFYFAILSAITPPVCGAVFIASGIARTDWVETARYSLRLSYAAFLLPFVFIYDHSLLFLQGNLFTTILCLFRTTMAMILLSAGFIGHFRKELNLLGRLIMLGLGILWIVNHWLWDLGGLIGTILILLDRKWIYKNKRGF; encoded by the coding sequence ATGACGCTGATTGATAAACTCACCTCTATCTTTGTTTTAATTTTTTCCGTCCTTCTTGCCCTCTTCTCCCTTCTCCTGCCGGTTTACGCCTTTCTTCCCAATCTGATCGAGAGATCGGTCCATCTGGGGCTCGTCCTCCCGATCATCTTCCTGGCACGAAGAGATACCGAGAAGGGATGGAGGTTCTTTTTAAATCTGCTCATCACGCTCACAGGGATCTCTCTCTGTCTCTATATCATCCTCGACTTCGAAGCCATTCTCAACCAGTTCGGAATCGTCAAACACCCGGTTCAGACCTACATGGGACTGGTCATGGTCCTGATCATCCTGGAGTCTGCCCGGAGGATGATCAAACCCGTACTCCCAGCCATTACGCTCCTCTTCTTGCTCTACGGCCTCTACGGCCATCACATCCCGGGCTACTTCGGCCATGTCAAATATGACTTCTCCCAGATCATGGGCATGCTCTATCTCACGACCGGAGGCATCTGGGGCCAGCTGGCCGGCATCTCCGCAAACATCATCGCCATCTTCGTCTTTTTGGGTGCCCTCATTGGGGCAACAGGCGGGGGGACAGGGTTTACAAAAATCGCTTTGAGAGTGGCGGGAAGATTGCGAGGAGGCCCTGGCAAGATGGCAGCGGTCTCGAGCGCCCTGTTCGGGACCATCTCAGGGAGTGCCTCGGCCAATGTAGTGGTGGACGGGCCTTTCACGATCCCATTGATGAAGAGGGCGGGATTTAAGCCTCCCTTCGCTGCGGCAGTGGAGGCGGTCGCCTCTACAGGGGGTCAGATCATGCCTCCGATCATGGGAGCAGGGGCCTTCGTCATGGCCGAATTGACCCAAACCCCCTATGTCAACATAGCGATTGCCGCCACCCTTCCGGCCCTCATCTACTTCTTCACGGTCTGGATGGGCATCCACTTCTTCGCCAAAAGGGATGGGCTTAGGGGCCTGGAGCCAGAAGAGATCCCTCCCTGGCGGGAGACCTTCAGGGCAAGCAGTTTCTTCGTCCTTCCTCTGGGCGTCCTTATCTTTCTCCTCCTCCGGCACTATACCCCCCAGTACGCGGCCTTCTGGGCAGCCCTGAGCGCCCTTCCCCTGGCCTTCTTCACGCCGGATTGGAGGTGGGACCCATCCTTTTTAAGGAAGATCAAGGAGGCCACCCTCGAAGGGGCCTCACAGGTGGCCATGATCGCCAGCATCTGCATCTGCGCCCAGATCATCATCGCCATCCTCTCCTATACCGGTCTCGGGGTGAAGATCTCCACCTTCCTCATCGACCTGAGCCAAGGCGCCCTCTTCCTCACCCTCGTCCTCACGATGCTGACCTGCATCGTCCTCGGCATGGAGGTCCCGACCACCGCGGCCTACATCATGGCCGCAGTCGTGGCCGGTCCGGTCCTCATCAAATTGGGCATCCATCCTGTGGCTGCCCACCTCTTCATCTTCTATTTCGCCATCCTCTCCGCCATCACCCCGCCGGTCTGCGGCGCGGTCTTCATCGCCTCCGGAATCGCCCGGACCGACTGGGTCGAGACGGCGCGGTATAGCCTCAGGCTGAGCTATGCAGCTTTTCTACTCCCCTTCGTCTTCATCTACGACCACTCCCTCCTATTCCTTCAAGGAAATCTCTTCACCACGATCCTCTGCCTCTTCCGTACGACGATGGCGATGATCCTTCTGAGCGCCGGATTCATCGGACACTTCCGCAAAGAGCTCAACCTCTTGGGACGGCTCATTATGCTCGGCCTGGGGATCCTCTGGATCGTGAATCACTGGCTCTGGGACTTGGGAGGTTTGATCGGGACGATCCTCATCCTCCTGGACCGGAAGTGGATCTACAAAAACAAGAGAGGATTTTGA
- the ybaK gene encoding Cys-tRNA(Pro) deacylase codes for MTKERSSATHAIRFLRQHQVEFVERPYRYEEGGGTEVAARALGVDEHLTVKTLVMEDEKKSPLIVLMHGDREVSTKELARILGVKSITPCSPETAHRHTGYVVGGISPFGTKKRLPVYVEETILSLPVIYINGGKRGLLCEMSPKDLVRLLNLTVVRVAR; via the coding sequence GTGACCAAAGAGAGATCTTCGGCCACCCATGCCATCCGTTTTTTGAGGCAACATCAGGTCGAATTCGTCGAGCGACCCTATCGATACGAGGAGGGAGGCGGCACGGAAGTCGCGGCGAGGGCCCTGGGCGTGGATGAACACCTGACCGTCAAGACCCTCGTGATGGAAGATGAAAAGAAGTCGCCTCTCATCGTCCTCATGCACGGAGACAGAGAAGTCTCCACGAAAGAGCTGGCGAGGATCCTCGGGGTGAAGTCGATCACCCCCTGCTCTCCCGAGACGGCTCACAGACATACGGGCTATGTGGTGGGAGGAATCTCTCCCTTCGGGACGAAGAAGAGACTTCCGGTCTATGTCGAAGAGACCATCCTCAGCCTTCCCGTGATCTATATCAATGGCGGGAAAAGAGGGCTTCTATGTGAGATGTCCCCTAAGGACCTTGTGAGATTATTGAACCTAACGGTAGTCCGTGTGGCACGCTGA
- a CDS encoding peptide chain release factor-like protein produces the protein MKASVTFPVSEEKRKALAERMEALGILEKDIEEKFVRSAGGGGQKVNKSSSCVYLKHLPTGIEVKWMTERSQALNRFLARRELVRKIEKLTGKGGEEDREIQRIRKQKAKRRRRAKKKYLL, from the coding sequence ATGAAGGCCTCGGTGACGTTCCCGGTAAGCGAGGAGAAACGAAAAGCCCTTGCCGAGAGGATGGAGGCCCTCGGGATTTTGGAGAAGGATATCGAGGAGAAGTTCGTCCGATCGGCGGGGGGAGGGGGCCAGAAAGTAAACAAGTCCTCCAGCTGCGTCTACCTCAAACACCTCCCCACGGGGATCGAGGTGAAGTGGATGACCGAGCGGAGCCAGGCCCTTAATCGCTTTCTGGCGAGGCGGGAACTCGTGAGGAAGATCGAGAAGTTGACGGGCAAAGGAGGAGAAGAGGACCGGGAGATCCAGAGGATCCGAAAGCAGAAGGCGAAGAGAAGGAGGAGGGCCAAAAAGAAGTATCTTCTTTGA
- a CDS encoding FAD-dependent oxidoreductase, with product MAKRLLVIGGVAAGPKAAAKARRCDPEMEIVIYQAEEEISYAGCGLPYFISGVIKNREELISRTPGRFAQDGIKVLKNHLIEEIDPGNRTIRGRRMASGEVFSDRFDRLVIATGAQPIKPKIEGLDLGNIFYLRSIFDADRLVERARSDQVQRVVIVGGGYIGLEMAESLVQLKKEVTIVELAPQILTLFDGDFANILRQYLEKKGVRIFTSEGVESLRGKDGRVTHLRTTGRELETDMVLMSLGIRPQVELARKAGLRIGETGAIWVNERMETSVEGIYAAGDCAETTHLVTGKRVWIPLGSTANKQGRVVGINVCGGKAVFPGVMGTTVFKAFEFNVAKTGLSMREAEKEGFRPVQAIVRGYDRAHYYPGGRESVLKVIADQATGRILGGQAIGEGPSDKFIDILAMALHGKMTCWELANVDLAYAPPYSPALSPVIVAANVLTNKIEGRVQGIPIEEVKQKLKTAGESFQVLDVREEEEVKARRIPGSTWIPLWRIEKEMGELDRTKEIAVHCASGLRSYMACLKLQRQGFENVKNIDGGLLCWCEDPEGK from the coding sequence ATGGCAAAAAGGCTACTGGTCATCGGAGGGGTGGCCGCCGGGCCGAAGGCGGCTGCCAAGGCGAGAAGGTGCGATCCCGAGATGGAGATCGTAATCTATCAGGCAGAGGAGGAGATCTCTTATGCGGGTTGCGGGCTTCCCTATTTCATCAGTGGCGTGATAAAAAACCGGGAGGAGTTGATCTCTCGAACCCCGGGCAGATTTGCCCAGGACGGCATTAAGGTCCTGAAGAACCACCTCATCGAAGAGATCGATCCCGGAAACAGGACGATCCGGGGGAGGAGAATGGCCTCGGGAGAGGTCTTCTCTGACCGTTTCGACCGGCTGGTGATCGCCACAGGGGCCCAGCCCATTAAACCGAAGATTGAAGGCCTCGATCTCGGCAACATCTTCTACCTTCGCTCGATCTTCGATGCCGATCGCCTTGTGGAGAGGGCGAGGTCCGACCAGGTTCAGCGGGTCGTCATCGTGGGAGGAGGTTATATCGGACTGGAGATGGCCGAGTCCCTCGTCCAGTTGAAAAAAGAGGTGACGATCGTTGAATTGGCGCCCCAGATTCTCACCCTCTTCGACGGGGATTTTGCCAATATCCTTCGCCAATACCTGGAGAAGAAAGGGGTGAGGATCTTCACTTCGGAGGGCGTGGAAAGTCTGAGAGGAAAGGACGGGAGGGTGACACACCTCCGGACCACCGGCCGGGAGCTCGAGACGGATATGGTCCTGATGAGCCTCGGGATCCGGCCCCAGGTGGAGCTTGCAAGAAAGGCAGGGCTTCGGATCGGCGAGACCGGAGCGATCTGGGTAAACGAGAGGATGGAGACCAGTGTCGAGGGGATTTATGCCGCAGGCGATTGTGCCGAAACGACCCATCTCGTCACGGGAAAAAGGGTGTGGATCCCCCTTGGCTCCACCGCCAACAAGCAGGGCCGGGTGGTCGGAATCAACGTCTGCGGAGGAAAGGCCGTCTTTCCCGGGGTGATGGGGACGACGGTCTTCAAGGCCTTCGAATTCAATGTGGCCAAAACGGGGTTGAGCATGAGGGAGGCCGAGAAGGAGGGGTTCCGGCCTGTTCAGGCGATCGTCAGGGGGTATGACCGGGCCCATTATTATCCCGGGGGAAGGGAGTCGGTGCTCAAGGTGATCGCCGATCAGGCCACAGGCCGTATCCTCGGCGGCCAGGCCATCGGCGAGGGCCCTTCGGATAAGTTCATCGACATCCTGGCCATGGCCCTTCACGGCAAGATGACCTGCTGGGAGCTGGCCAATGTGGATCTGGCCTATGCCCCTCCCTACAGTCCGGCCCTTTCCCCTGTCATCGTGGCGGCCAATGTGCTCACGAACAAGATTGAAGGGAGGGTCCAGGGGATCCCGATCGAAGAGGTGAAGCAGAAACTGAAGACGGCCGGAGAATCCTTTCAGGTCCTCGATGTCAGGGAGGAAGAAGAGGTCAAGGCGAGGCGGATTCCGGGGTCGACCTGGATTCCGCTCTGGAGGATTGAGAAGGAGATGGGCGAACTGGACAGGACCAAAGAGATCGCCGTCCACTGTGCGTCGGGCCTTCGTTCCTATATGGCCTGTCTCAAACTCCAGCGTCAGGGATTCGAGAACGTGAAGAACATCGACGGCGGGTTGCTTTGCTGGTGTGAGGATCCGGAGGGGAAATGA